The following are encoded together in the Hemicordylus capensis ecotype Gifberg chromosome 4, rHemCap1.1.pri, whole genome shotgun sequence genome:
- the LOC128323249 gene encoding mas-related G-protein coupled receptor member H-like yields MEYNTTSKETWNSVNESYPTGSRGIYTGYNIKLSLSITIGVVCIFGLVGNGTVIWLLGFRIKRNPFTTYILNLSVADFGLLISLPWMSLVPMFFTYDFIIIYNIFFTVFYSIGQLLLTAISVDRCVSVLFPIWYRCHRPPRLSTFVCAFIWVLSSVFNGIPTILNLSGNMRFLSIYFQLLINASLCLPLITISTLILFIRVCFKSRQHRRARILMVVLLTLLFYLFFAFPLNAVFLITYHSPLDIFRYLWECMFLTTSLNSSVNPFIYFFIGKKKRSHSRESVKVILQRVFKEEEAPEAEEEPPLENQL; encoded by the coding sequence ATGGAATATAATACAACATCCAAAGAGACTTGGAACTCAGTCAATGAAAGCTATCCCACAGGAAGTCGAGGAATATATACAGGATACAATATAAAACTTTCTCTCAGTATCACCATTGGTGTTGTCTGCATATTTGGACTTGTGGGGAATGGAACTGTCATCTGGCTTCTTGGCTTCCGCATTAAGAGGAATCCTTTCACCACCTATATCCTGAACTTGTCTGTGGCTGACTTTGGACTCCTCATATCATTGCCGTGGATGTCTTTAGTTCCAATGTTCTTTACTTAtgatttcattattatttataatatattTTTCACAGTCTTTTATAGTATTGGTCAACTTTTACTGACAGCCATCAGTGTGGACAGGTGTGTGTCTGTCCTCTTCCCAATTTGGTATCGATGCCACCGGCCACCACGATTGTCCACCTTTGTCTGTGCGTTCATATGGGTCCTCTCTTCTGTATTTAATGGAATTCCCACCATTCTCAATTTGTCTGGGAATATGCGTTTTCTCTCCATCTATTTTCAACTTCTTATAAAtgcctctctctgccttccactcATTACCATCTCTACTTTGATACTGTTCATCAGAGTCTGCTTTAAATCACGACAACATAGGCGGGCAAGAATCTTGATGGTCGTCCTTCTTACCCTCCTCTTTTATCTCTTCTTTGCTTTTCCATTAAATGCTGTTTTCTTAATTACTTATCATTCACCTTTGGACATATTCAGGTATTTGTGGGAATGCATGTTTTTAACTACCTCCTTAAACAGCAGTGTTaatccattcatttatttctttattgggAAAAAGAAGAGGAGTCACTCTAGGGAAAGTGTGAAGGTCATACTTCAGAGGGTTTTCAAGGAGGAAGAAGCCCCTGAAGCAGAAGAGGAACCACCATTAGAAAACCAGTTATGA